A stretch of DNA from Anaerobacillus isosaccharinicus:
GGCGGTATTTCCTCTAACAAAACATCGAGCGGGATTGAAAGATGAATCGGGCCACCAGGACCTTGTGTTGCTTTTTCCAATGCATGTTTCAGGATTAACTCTAACTGTTGACCACTTGTGGCCATACAACTAAATAATGTCACAGGCTCAAACATTTTTACAAGATCGATTCCAAACTTCGATGAATCTTGACTAAATGGTTTTCCAATTTGTGTAATTGGAGGTTGTCCCGTAATAAACAAGACAGGTAAGTTATCAGCTTTTGCTTGTGCTGCAGCAGTTAAAAGGTTTGTTCCGCCAGGACCAGAAGTTCCTATCACAATGCCTAATGTATTTCTATTAAAAGCATAGCCCGCAGCACAATAACCTGATCCTGTTTCATGGCGTCCTAATACATAATGAATCCCACGTAAATCAATTTCCTTCAACAGCGGTGCTATTGGCCTTCCCGGAATGCCAAACACATGTTTAATCTTCCATTTTTCAAAGTGCTCCGCAAGTATTGCTCCAACCGTCTTTAACTCCTCCATAAAGGTACACCTCTTTTAATTTATTAATGGTAGGTAAACAGTAAACGTCGATCCTTCTCCCAACTGTGACTCAACGAAGATTTTTCCTTGATGGTTTTTTACTATTCGTTCACAAACTGACAAGCCTAACCCAACCCCATTTTCTTTTGTACTAAAAAATGGTGAAAATAACTGTTCACTTTCCTCTTTCGTTATCCCACCCCCATTATCGATCACCTTAATAAAAATTCCTTCCGAGTCATTCAAAGCTGTAACATTGATCTTTCCGCCGCTAGGTGTCACATCCATTGCATTCTGAATTAAATTAATTAGCACCTGCTTAATTTGGTTTGCATCGATAGATAATTCCACTTTTTCTATTAACATATCATCGACGACTATTTGAATATTTTTGAGAGTAGCTTCGCTTTTCATAAAAATTACTGTTCGCTCTAGCAGATCAATTACGTTCATTTTCTTTTTAGAAGGAGCATCAGGTCTTGATGTAAGAACAAAGTTTGAAACTAGTTGATTCACACGCTCCAATTCATCGGAAATAATAGTTAAATAATCTTTGGCAGTTTCATCTTGATAATGTTTCTCTAATAAATGGATAAAACCCATGATAGGTGTAAGCGGATTTCTAATTTCATGAGCTAAACCAGCACTAAGCCTTCCAATTGTTGAGAGTTTTTCATTTTCAATAATTTGTTGCTCCATAATATAGCGCTCCGTAATATCACGGAATTGTCCATAACAACCTATTAAATCCTTTTTTTGATCAAATATAGGTAAAACATCAATTATAATATATTTCTTTTCCTTTCCAATTTGATAACAAATCTCAGCATTAATTATTTCTTGATTTTTTTCTAGGGCGTTAATAAAATAATGACTGATTTCCTCAATAACGCATATTGACTTACCAACACAAAGTAATTGATTAATGTCAAACATCTTCTCAGCACTTTCATTAAAGGATGTAATTATTCCATCTTGGTCGGTAATGATAATTCCATTACATGTTGTATTAATCATAATTTGGTTTAACTCTTGCAATCTTCTATTTTGAACATTGACAGTTATTTCCCGTTCAATTGAATCAATAGCAGAGGACAAAAGCCCCAAGTGAAACGCACTGCTATCACCAATTTTAGTCATTAAGGTTACCGTACCTACCACTGGATTATATTTATGATCAATACTTTGGAACAAACAGCTTGTACAAGAAAAATCATGAAAACAATGATGGTAGTGTTGTGTTCCTATCGTTTGAATTGGATGTTTATGCTTAAGGCATAAACTAACTGAATTTGTTCCTGAAGTCTCTTCATCAAACATAATACCTGGAATAACTCCAAATATATTTTTTAAGTCATTGTCACCGAATATCTCAATAATTACTCCCGAATCATTTGTAATAATAAAGAGGCTAGGAACCCCTTCCATGTATAATAGCAATTTACTCATAAAATGCTTAGTGACATTGATTATTTCTTGGTACTTTCTCCTCTCATTAGTTATCTCTTGCTCTTGGAGGACTTCTGTAAGTCTAGGGATATCGGCTGGGTCCAAATTGTATTTATTTTTACAATTATATTTTGAGTTAATGATATATAATGGTTCGGTATTCATGGATTCACCCACCCTTCTCGAGTATGAAATGCTAGATTTTAACAAGTACTTCTTTTAACAACATCATCGCTTTGATTGCTTTAGGAAAGCCTATATAGGCCACTGAGTGAACGATTAGATCTTTAATTTCCTTACTAGTAATTCCAATATTTAATGCAGCTTTATAATGTAACTCTAAAGCCGAATTAATTTCTCCTTGTGTGATTAACGAGGTAATACTAATAATTTCTTTTTCCCTATGTGTTAGATTTGTTAAAGTGTGCAAATCACCATAGGCAAACTCTATGACCATAGACGCTAGCTCAGGGGAGATCGCCTTTAGCTCTTCTAATGAATTAATTGCATTTTCTCCACAAATATTCTTAAAATTTTCGAGACCGCTGTCATACCTATCCACGGCAATACCACCCTTTATGCTTTCTAGGTTATTTTTTCCAATTAATATGGATATTGTATATTATTTCAATTAATCTGAGAAGAAGCAATATAAAGAATTATTTAAATTCACCGCTTTGTTTTTATTCCCCAATATGCCCAATTGAAAATAACTCCATATTTGTGTCATTATTGTAGGTAGGATACTGAAGCTATGGAGGTTAGTACTTTGAGAGATAAAAAGAAGTTAGGGATGGTCGGTTTTATTATTTTTGGTGCTCAATTTATGTTTTATTTAATACAAGGCAATTTCTTAATCGAGTTATTGGTCATTGCACTCCTGTTTCTGTTCTTTTCACTTTATAGTGCGTTTAATGATACAAAGTCAAAAAAGTAACGTCAGGTAGGTTATGAGGACGAGCGATACTAATAGGGTATGGCTCGTTTTGTATTTTTCTTATAGCCATTTACACGTTTACGCTTGTCAAATCGCCCTGTTTCTTTGTGACTTATCCCTAATTTTAAAAGAAATTGTTCTTTTTCGGTCCTCCTACTTGGCCATTTAGCAAATGTTGGGGTTTATTAGCCAAAGCTGGGTTTTATTAGCTATTTGGTATGCTTTATTAGTCAAACTTGGGGTTTATTAGCCAAAGCTTAATCAGCGTGCAAAAATTTTAACTCGACAAGTGCCTAGTCACCCCAAAATTTTCAAACCGCATTAATACATACAAATTACTAGATTGGCCGCCGGTGTCACGCTTTAGTTCGTGGACAACAAGGCCGATCTTTTTTGCTTTAGCGACCATTCGCTTCCAAGTTGAGCGGGAAATACTGTTCCCGTTGTATTTTTCATGCAACACCTTAAGCGCAGTACCGATCTTCAGATAGCGACACCAACAACCTTCACCGCATACTGGGTCAGCTGCATAAGACCAAGTTTTTCACTTCTCGTAAACTCGCGTCCAAATTTTCCCACCCGCAATCCAAAATGCTCATTATACTCCGCGACTGATTGAAACTCGAGTAGCTTTTGAAATTTTCGATTTGTCCATTTTTTAACATTTGAACTCCCCCTTCAAAGTTTTTTAAAAGGGGTGAGGCATTTCAAAAATATAGCCAAACTTTATGTTTGACCTATCCATACGTTAAGTTTCACCTAGTCAAACTTAACGTTTGAGCATGTGAAACGTGAAGTTTGGTGATATGACACTTAAGCTCCGAGCCGCAATAATAAGGGTACCGCGGAATATTTGGAGAGCGCGCTTTCCGCTGGAGAGTTAGTGAAATGAATAGGTCATTTGAAGAAGTAGTCGAGGCTTTTGCACCACTTGTCAAAAAGCAGATTAGACAGCTGCATGGAACGAAGCACTTTGATGAGCTATACCAAATTGGCTTAATTGCGATCTGGGAGGCTTCGGAACGCTTCTCGGGGGAAAAAGGTCAATTCCCTAGTTACGTGAAAAAATATATACGAGGGAAGATGCTAAATTTTTTAAATAAAGAAATGAAGATTCGCGAGCGAACGGTTATGTTCGAAGAGCCAGAAGCTATTGAGCAAATCCCAGCACATGAAGCGACCATCGTGATGACCATTCCACTCAGGCCAATCCTTCCTTACTTATCTGATAGAGAAAAATTGTGGCTAGTTGAATACCTTGAACACGGTAAAGGCCCGAAGCAAATTGCGAACGAACAAAATGTCTCTGTTAACACGGTAAAGGCTTGGCGAGTTGATGCAATCAAAAAATTGAAAAGGCATCTCAGCTAACTTATTAGAATATCAAACCCTGCGTTTGTACCTTCGATTCAACACCTTAACCTAGCAACGAAAAAAACTTCAAAAATCACCCCATCCTTTTTCGAAAAAGATTGTATTTATAAAGTGAAGGGGGTGAGACAAGATGAACATTTTAAAATCACGGTTAACAATCACGGTGCATGCGGGCTTTGATCAGGATGGTGAGGAGGTCTTCAAGACAAAGAACTTCTCAAACGTAAACAATTTAGCGACAGAAGAACAACTCCTGCTTGCGGCCCAAGCATTAGTGACACTACAACAGCACACGTTGGAAAGCGTTACAAGAACAAACATGTACAACGTATTTTAAGAGTATTGGAATTTAATAGGATAGGAGGTGAACAATGATGGCGAAGAAAATTGAATTAATTTTTAAAAATGAGATTGGCAGAAATGTAACGATTTCATTAGATGACCCAATTGAGCCAGTCGATAAAGAAAAAGTATCGCTAGTGATGGATCAAGTGATCGCCCAACAAGCATTCGTTTCAGGCGGAGGGTTATTGGTGGGCAAGGCGGCAGCGCGAATTGTTGAACGCAATGTAGAGCCAATTAGTATTCCAGTAAATTAAGTTAGTTAGGGGGCGGAGGGTACTCCTCCCCCTTTGTTAGTTGAGTTTTTTCGAAAGGAGGTCGGCAGGATATGGAGATATGGATCCCGCTCATTAGCGAATACGGCTTTCCGGTGATGGTTACCCTTTACTTGCTGCATCATATCGAGGTAAAGCTAGACATACTGAACGATTCGATTAAGAGTCTGGCCCAATCGCTGCAACAACCGAGTGAGAGCACACCTATGAAGGCGCAGAAAGCTAGTTCGTGATGGACTGGTTTTTTTGGTGTGGGAAATGGTGAACAGTGCAACAATGGGTTTGCTTATAGACTTAATTTACGAATGACAAGCAACTTCTCATCTTGTATACTATATTCAGAAGGAGGTGAGTAGAAGTGAACAATGAAAAAATTGAGGATATGTTAACTCAATTAATAAAAATAGTTGGCAATATTCAATCTGATATCCAAGGGATGCAATCTGATATTCGGGGTATGAAATCTGATATCCAAGGTTTGCAATCTGATGTACAGGGTGTTAAAGCGGATATTCAAGAAATTAAAGCCGAGGCTCGAGATTTTAAGGCAAAAAGTGAAGCACGACACGAGGCAGTTATGACCCAGCTTAAAACGCTTGAAAATGATCAGGACTTCATTTGGGAAAAAGCGGTCCGCAATGAAAGAGAACTTGGGAACCTCAAAAGACAATTAAGTTAAGGCAACTCCAAATCTCCGTACACATAAACCTACGATAATACCTACCTGATTGTTTTTGTCCAAAGTAAATGAAAAGGAGTGCTTCCTTTAATGGACAGCACTCCTTTACTATTTTTGCAAAAAAACTTACCTCTATTAGTACCTCGAAAAAGTTCATTACATATATTGTCCTTTTCACATTCCATTTAGAAAATTAACTTCCATCGGTGTCTAGTTCACCATCACTTACTTTTATTCCTCTGTTTAGCCTTCTTTGCCTTTCTCGAAAACCCTTGTTGCTTTTGCTACGTCCTCATACTGCCTATCACCGAAACAACCTGCATTGTACCCAGCTGCTAAGATAAAGATTGATATTAAAACCATCCAAGGGTTAGTTGAAATAGCTCCATTTATGCGGTACGGCAATTAGCTTATATAAGATTAAAATACATTTTTAAAAGCTTTAATAGTGTGAAAAAAGGCTGAAAATTGATACTGTAAATTAGGTTATTTTACTCAAAACGTAAAGTTAGCAAAATCATCTGTAATGAAACCCCATACAAAAGATCAGGGGTTTTATTTTTTTATGGTTACTTGTTTTTGAGTTTCAGACGGACAAAAAAGGTTGAAACAAATAAAGGGATTTTATCATAATTTGTAGAAATATCACTTTTGAAGGGGTCGGCTAAAAAATTTAACTGGAAAAACTTATTTATATTAGTCAAGGGGATAGTAAAAATGAAAAAATTATTAGCCATATTATTAATAATTCTTGTGGGGTGTGGTTCCACTACTACAGATCTAGAATATGAGGTAGTAGATGTTGATATTAATGGTGATTTAAGTGAAACAAAGGGGATAAATATTGATGGGAAGATACTAGTTCCCATTGAATTTATTGGTGAAATCTCTACGGTCGCACCAAAGTGGGATAATGACTCAAATAGTATAAAAATAGCCTTCAAGGAACATCCAAACGAAACTATAAAAAAGTTAGTTGATTTAATGAATGAGGTAACAACTTTAAAAAAAGAATTAGAAATATCACAAGAAAGAAATCAAGAGTTGAAATTCGAGTTGATTTCAATGACTGGTGATGATGCAGTTGTTACAAATGGGAATGAGAAAAAGTCAAAACCAGGAAAAGACTGGAATAGCCTAGAGACAGACTATTATGTATTACATTACCCAAATGTTCTTAGAGATGATGGCGAAAAAATGAAGGAATACCTTGATTTATCTATAGATGCGATCATGAAAGAATTTAGTCAATTTAGCGAGAAATTAAATCAATATTTTAAGAAAGTTGAACTTGATGTTTATGTCCATAATACCCCAAATCAGTATGCATCTATTGGAACATGGACGATTTTAACTTGGGATAATTTTAATGCAGAAATTCACCTATTAGGGAAAGAAGCTCATGGTCCAAATACATGTTGCACAAACGCTAATCGGCCATTTGACAATGAGTACTTCTTAAAAACTACTATTCACGAGTACTTCACATTACCGATCATCTACTTAGTTAGTGAGAAAAAGGTGGGGTGGAATAACGCGACATCTGTACCAAACTGGTTTGGTGAAGGATTAAACGATTACTATGGTGATTTATATGGCTCAACATCAATGGAAACATTAAAGTATCACAAAAAAAGGATTTTAAAGAATGTTAATGTAATCTCCTTTTCAAATGAAGGGATTAAAGTTGATGAAATGTATGGTGATGGAATGGTGCTAGTAGCTTTCTTATATGAAACATTTGGAAAAGAAAAATTGCATCAGCTTTTATTTAGTGAAGAAAAAACTTTTGATGAAGCATTTAGAAAAGTGTATGGTCAATATAAAGATTTAGAAAAACCTTTTAGAGATTGGGTTTCAAAATAACAAAAAAGAGGGGAGTGCTCATCTTTTTTGTAAAGCTAATATTTATGAAAAGTTTTTTCCATGGTCGGTTGATATGATTATGTAGTCCATATTACATAGTTCCAAATGGGAAAACAGGTCAATTACAATTTCAGCGGAAGGCTTTATATCCAAATGATTGTTCTGGTCAAAAATTCCAAAAGGAGTGCTTCCTTTAATGGACAGCACTCCTTTCTTTACATTTTATATAGTGATAAAACAACTCGTACTTGCCTGATCCTATTAAGCAGCAATGTTCTTTTTGCCTTTATTTTTGAAAATCAAGCT
This window harbors:
- a CDS encoding peptidase MA family metallohydrolase, which encodes MKKLLAILLIILVGCGSTTTDLEYEVVDVDINGDLSETKGINIDGKILVPIEFIGEISTVAPKWDNDSNSIKIAFKEHPNETIKKLVDLMNEVTTLKKELEISQERNQELKFELISMTGDDAVVTNGNEKKSKPGKDWNSLETDYYVLHYPNVLRDDGEKMKEYLDLSIDAIMKEFSQFSEKLNQYFKKVELDVYVHNTPNQYASIGTWTILTWDNFNAEIHLLGKEAHGPNTCCTNANRPFDNEYFLKTTIHEYFTLPIIYLVSEKKVGWNNATSVPNWFGEGLNDYYGDLYGSTSMETLKYHKKRILKNVNVISFSNEGIKVDEMYGDGMVLVAFLYETFGKEKLHQLLFSEEKTFDEAFRKVYGQYKDLEKPFRDWVSK
- a CDS encoding sigma-70 family RNA polymerase sigma factor, yielding MNRSFEEVVEAFAPLVKKQIRQLHGTKHFDELYQIGLIAIWEASERFSGEKGQFPSYVKKYIRGKMLNFLNKEMKIRERTVMFEEPEAIEQIPAHEATIVMTIPLRPILPYLSDREKLWLVEYLEHGKGPKQIANEQNVSVNTVKAWRVDAIKKLKRHLS
- a CDS encoding DUF2922 domain-containing protein — translated: MAKKIELIFKNEIGRNVTISLDDPIEPVDKEKVSLVMDQVIAQQAFVSGGGLLVGKAAARIVERNVEPISIPVN
- a CDS encoding carboxymuconolactone decarboxylase family protein yields the protein MDRYDSGLENFKNICGENAINSLEELKAISPELASMVIEFAYGDLHTLTNLTHREKEIISITSLITQGEINSALELHYKAALNIGITSKEIKDLIVHSVAYIGFPKAIKAMMLLKEVLVKI
- a CDS encoding DUF1659 domain-containing protein, whose translation is MNILKSRLTITVHAGFDQDGEEVFKTKNFSNVNNLATEEQLLLAAQALVTLQQHTLESVTRTNMYNVF
- a CDS encoding YvrJ family protein, whose amino-acid sequence is MEIWIPLISEYGFPVMVTLYLLHHIEVKLDILNDSIKSLAQSLQQPSESTPMKAQKASS
- a CDS encoding ATP-binding protein is translated as MNTEPLYIINSKYNCKNKYNLDPADIPRLTEVLQEQEITNERRKYQEIINVTKHFMSKLLLYMEGVPSLFIITNDSGVIIEIFGDNDLKNIFGVIPGIMFDEETSGTNSVSLCLKHKHPIQTIGTQHYHHCFHDFSCTSCLFQSIDHKYNPVVGTVTLMTKIGDSSAFHLGLLSSAIDSIEREITVNVQNRRLQELNQIMINTTCNGIIITDQDGIITSFNESAEKMFDINQLLCVGKSICVIEEISHYFINALEKNQEIINAEICYQIGKEKKYIIIDVLPIFDQKKDLIGCYGQFRDITERYIMEQQIIENEKLSTIGRLSAGLAHEIRNPLTPIMGFIHLLEKHYQDETAKDYLTIISDELERVNQLVSNFVLTSRPDAPSKKKMNVIDLLERTVIFMKSEATLKNIQIVVDDMLIEKVELSIDANQIKQVLINLIQNAMDVTPSGGKINVTALNDSEGIFIKVIDNGGGITKEESEQLFSPFFSTKENGVGLGLSVCERIVKNHQGKIFVESQLGEGSTFTVYLPLIN